A single genomic interval of Mesoplodon densirostris isolate mMesDen1 chromosome 20, mMesDen1 primary haplotype, whole genome shotgun sequence harbors:
- the NKX6-3 gene encoding homeobox protein Nkx-6.3, which yields MESNLQGPFLLSNAPLAQFSEVKAPVCQYSAQNSFYKLSPQGLGPQLPAGTPHGITDILSRPVAAPNSSLLSGYPHVAGFGGLGSQGVYYGPQVGNFSKAGNEYPTRTRNCWADTGQDWRGGRPCGNTPDPLSDSIHKKKHTRPTFTGHQIFALEKTFEQTKYLAGPERARLAYSLGMTESQVKVWFQNRRTKWRKKSALEPSSSTPRASGGDRAASENDDDEYNKPLDPDSDDEKIRLLLRKHRAAFSVLSLGAHG from the exons ATGGAGTCCAACCTGCAGGGCCCGTTCCTGCTGAGCAACGCGCCGCTGGCTCAGTTCTCGGAGGTGAAGGCCCCCGTGTGCCAGTACTCTGCGCAGAACTCCTTCTACAAGCTCAGCCCCCAGGGGCTGGGCCCCCAGCTGCCCGCCGGGACCCCGCACGGGATCACGGACATCCTCAGCAGGCCCGTGGCCGCGCCCAACAGCAGCCTCCTCTCCGGCTACCCCCACGTGGCCGGCTTCGGTGGGCTCGGCTCCCAGGGCGTCTACTACGGTCCCCAGGTGGGGAATTTCTCCAAGGCGGGGAACGAGTACCCCACCCGGACCCGGAACTGCTGGGCGGACACGGGCCAGGACTGGCGAGGCGGGCGGCCGTGCGGCAACA CCCCGGACCCCCTGAGCGACAGTATCCACAAGAAAAAGCACACCCGGCCCACCTTCACGGGGCACCAGATCTTTGCCCTGGAGAAGACCTTCGAGCAGACCAAGTACTTGGCGGGTCCCGAGAGGGCGCGGCTGGCATACTCGCTGGGGATGACCGAGTCGCAGGTCAAG GTGTGGTTCCAGAACCGGAGGACCAAGTGGCGGAAGAAGAGCGCCCTGGAGCCCTCGTCCTCCACGCCCCGGGCCTCGGGCGGAGACCGCGCGGCCTCGGAGAATGATGACGACGAGTACAACAAGCCGCTGGACCCCGACTCAGACGACGAGAAGATCCGGCTGCTGCTCCGCAAGCACCGCGCCGCCTTCTCGGTGCTCAGCCTGGGCGCGCACGGCTGA